In one window of Megalopta genalis isolate 19385.01 chromosome 4, iyMegGena1_principal, whole genome shotgun sequence DNA:
- the Camta gene encoding calmodulin-binding transcription activator isoform X9: MAGYNHSNPQRVVYHATYPTPLAPNGDPIKLPENLETLPRAEHFPTQRHRWNTNEEIAAILISFQRHAEWQSREVKVRPRSGSMLLYSRKKVRYRRDGYCWKKRKDGKTTREDHMKLKVQGVECIYGCYVHSAILPTFHRRCYWLLQNPDVVLVHYLNVPYPDGDAKLAALPPCLALPPDKKEWTRDELASQLRPMFLGGDDDPNNPHLTQHSNHPVDMIVSQLLDRQRANSTSSTTGTQLAPRRLTPDNQVTSTTGGQQSSTTASPAPRVYSRHYHTTQSQQPAPLVLSLQQIQGGGGLLILNSQPYHHQQQQQQQQQQQQQQQQQQQQQQQQQQQQQQQQQQQQQQQQQQSQQVEMQQVTEQQIVQQTSVDREQQIKQEIDAQESMDRTAVQALPIGGAGTEVTDFAETLDLSQEDIQRTLSANMVPPSPSPSPADNSMINPMDFIDSSDDVLVNLDAFDVFGDLPELHDFEAEQTKAEERGGSDNDVGCHPGTTVHIAEYSPEWSYTEGGVKVLVAGPWTGGSNSQSYSVLFDTEPVEACLVQPGVLRCRCPAHAPGIASLQVACDGYVVSDSVAFEYRRAPTTEPSPERALLDRLADVESRLQGPGPPSPAAHLEERLVAYCQDAVVRPWRAGAEPLQSGGPTLLHLAAGLGYSRLACALLHWRAENPSSVLDAEVDALRQDSAGLTPLAWACAAGHADTARILYRWNAMALRVRDCQNRTATELAAENGHTAITEELNRLEARRQDERLFLRPASPSPRRPSQDSGLDLTLCGPPLLDNMELLQEDDSSLALSEQGMESAPTPQETVGEEDARVLTLAEQIIAALPERIKRAEGDSPSSSSPPPPAPPLSPLEDALMEQMLKLARVSPLLQPLDSGELFDSYRDCSGGAASVSDADADASPSSPSSSCLTPDSPSPPPTTADFCEFLQLQLQLDSGNGRNGQYYGAGGDRKFGNVIGSGICGSVTGGGNGTGDGSEADLSRLTLSDCEQRELYHAARMIQKAYRNYKGRQRQEEAERHAAVLIQQYYRRHKQYAYHRQATKAALVIQSNYRNYRSRPGSASSRQQAVHQQAAHQAARKIQQFMRQSKIKLQNARAAANGNGRQPTGILRGVAVPQSSPSSSPGASLVAANPEVT, from the exons GAAATCGCGGCCATCCTAATCAGTTTCCAAAGGCACGCGGAATGGCAGAGTCGGGAGGTGAAGGTGCGACCTCGAAGCGGGTCGATGTTACTGTACTCGAGAAAGAAGGTCCGTTACCGGAGGGACGGTTACTGCTGGAAGAAGAGAAAGGACGGGAAGACGACGCGGGAGGATCACATGAAACTGAAG GTCCAGGGGGTCGAGTGCATCTACGGCTGTTACGTGCACTCGGCGATCCTTCCGACGTTTCATCGGCGATGCTACTGGCTACTGCAGAACCCGGACGTCGTTCTCGTTCACTACTTAAACGTTCCTTATCCGGACGGCGATGCGAAGCTAGCTGCGCTGCCTCCCTGTCTCGCGCTCCCGCCAGACAAGAAGGAATGGACAAGAGACGAGCTGGCTTCTCAACTTAGACCCATGTTCCTCGGTGGGGATGACGATCCGAACAATCCTCATCTCACCCAACACTCGAATCATCCCGTCGACATGATCGTTTCGCAGCTGCTGGACAGGCAGCGGGCGAACTCCACTTCCTCCACCACCGGCACACAGCTTGCACCTAGGAGACTAACACCGGACAATCAG GTAACTTCGACTACCGGAGGTCAGCAATCATCGACGACAGCGTCGCCGGCTCCGCGCGTCTACTCGAGACATTACCATACGACGCAAAGCCAGCAGCCGGCTCCCCTAGTGTTAAGTTTGCAACAAATCCAAGGCGGCGGCGGTCTTCTGATTCTGAACAGCCAACCGTACCAccaccagcagcagcagcaacagcagcagcagcaacaacagcagcagcaacagcaacagcagcaacaacaacagcagcagcagcagcaacagcagcagcagcaacagcagcaacaacagcagcagcaacagagCCAACAAGTGGAGATGCAACAGGTCACGGAACAGCAGATAGTGCAGCAGACCAGCGTCGACAGGGAGCAACAGATCAAGCAGGAGATCGACGCGCAGGAGAGCATGGATCGCACCGCGGTGCAGGCGTTGCCGATCGGCGGCGCTGGCACCGAGGTCACCGACTTCGCCGAGACCTTGGATCTGAGTCAGGAAGATATCCAACGGACGTTGTCGGCGAACATGGTGCCGCCGTCACCGTCCCCTTCCCCGGCGGACAACAGCATGATCAATCCGATGGACTTCATCGACTCGTCGGACGACGTGCTGGTCAATCTGGACGCCTTCGACGTGTTCGGCGACCTGCCGGAGCTCCACGACTTCGAGGCCGAGCAGACCAAGGCTGAGGAGAGGGGTGGCTCCGACAACGATGTGGGATGTCATCCGGGTACAACCGTCCATATTGCAGAGTATAGCCCGGAGTGGAGCTACACCGAGGGTGGTGTCAAG GTGTTGGTGGCAGGTCCCTGGACCGGCGGCAGCAACTCTCAATCGTACTCGGTGTTGTTCGACACGGAGCCGGTCGAGGCCTGTCTGGTTCAGCCGGGTGTGCTGCGCTGCCGTTGTCCTGCTCATGCTCCGGGGATAGCGTCCCTTCAGGTAGCCTGCGACGGCTACGTTGTCTCCGACAGCGTCGCCTTCGAGTACCGAAGGGCGCCCACGACAGAACCAAGTCCGGAGAGAGCTTTGCTGGATCGTCTGGCAGACGTCGAGTCTCGTTTGCAAGGACCTGGTCCACCATCCCCTGCAGCTCATCTGGAAGAGCGACTTGTCGCGTATTGTCAG GATGCTGTTGTCCGTCCGTGGCGAGCCGGAGCGGAACCGTTACAATCCGGCGGCCCTACACTGTTGCATTTGGCCGCCGGGTTGGGCTACTCCAGGTTAGCCTGCGCGCTCCTTCACTGGAGAGCGGAAAATCCTAGTAGCGTATTAGATGCTGAAGTTGATGCCCTGAGGCAGGACAGCGCCGGTCTCACGCCGCTTGCTTGGGCCTGTGCGGCGGGACACGCGGATACTGCCAGGATACTTTATAG ATGGAACGCGATGGCGCTTCGTGTGCGGGATTGCCAGAACAGAACAGCGACGGAGCTGGCGGCCGAGAACGGTCACACGGCGATCACGGAAGAATTGAATCGACTCGAAGCGAGGAGGCAAGACGAGAGGCTATTCTTGCGGCCCGCCAGCCCTAGTCCTAGGAGGCCATCTCAAGACAGCGGTCTCGATCTGACGTTGT GTGGCCCCCCGCTGCTGGACAACATGGAATTGTTGCAAGAGGATGACTCGTCGTTAGCCCTCAGCGAGCAGGGAATGGAGAGCGCTCCGACCCCTCAGGAGACTGTAG GGGAGGAAGACGCGAGGGTGCTGACATTGGCCGAGCAAATTATAGCTGCGCTGCCGGAGAGGATCAAGAGAGCGGAAGGTGATTCTCCGTCTTCTTCCTCGCCGCCTCCCCCGGCACCGCCCTTGTCGCCACTCGAGGACGCTCTGATGGAACAAATG CTGAAACTTGCGCGTGTGTCTCCACTGTTGCAGCCGCTGGACTCCGGGGAGTTGTTCGACTCGTACCGCGACTGCAGCGGAGGTGCAGCATCGGTGTCGGACGCTGACGCGGATGCGAGTCCCTCGAGTCCATCGAGCAGCTGCTTGACACCGGACTCGCCGTCCCCGCCGCCTACCACCGCCGACTTTTGCGAGTTCCTGCAGCTGCAATTGCAGTTGGACAGCGGGAACGGCCGGAACGGTCAATACTACGGAGCCGGGGGTGACCGGAAGTTCGGTAACGTGATCGGCTCCGGGATTTGCGGGTCGGTGACCGGCGGCGGTAACGGGACCGGGGACGGTAGCGAGGCTGACCTTAGCAGGCTGACATTGTCCGACTGCGAGCAAAGGGAGCTCTACCACGCGGCCCGCATGATCCAGAAAGCCTACAGAAATTACAAGGGACGACAGAGGCAGGAGGAGGCCGAGAGACACGCCGCCGTTCTCATCCAGCAATATTATCGTCGACATAAACAGTACGCTTATCATAG ACAAGCCACGAAGGCTGCTCTGGTGATACAAAGCAACTACCGTAATTATCGGTCCCGGCCTGGCTCGGCGAGCTCCCGCCAGCAAGCGGTCCACCAGCAGGCGGCCCATCAGGCGGCGAGGAAGATCCAGCAGTTCATGCGACAGTCGAAAATCAA GCTGCAGAACGCCAGGGCCGCCGCAAACGGGAACGGGAGGCAGCCAACGGGCATTTTACGGGGGGTTGCTGTCCCCCAAAGCTCGCCCTCATCTAGCCCAGGGGCCAGCCTAGTAGCCGCCAACCCAGAGGTCACTTAA
- the Camta gene encoding calmodulin-binding transcription activator isoform X10 translates to MLLYSRKKVRYRRDGYCWKKRKDGKTTREDHMKLKVQGVECIYGCYVHSAILPTFHRRCYWLLQNPDVVLVHYLNVPYPDGDAKLAALPPCLALPPDKKEWTRDELASQLRPMFLGGDDDPNNPHLTQHSNHPVDMIVSQLLDRQRANSTSSTTGTQLAPRRLTPDNQVTSTTGGQQSSTTASPAPRVYSRHYHTTQSQQPAPLVLSLQQIQGGGGLLILNSQPYHHQQQQQQQQQQQQQQQQQQQQQQQQQQQQQQQQQQQQQQQQQQSQQVEMQQVTEQQIVQQTSVDREQQIKQEIDAQESMDRTAVQALPIGGAGTEVTDFAETLDLSQEDIQRTLSANMVPPSPSPSPADNSMINPMDFIDSSDDVLVNLDAFDVFGDLPELHDFEAEQTKAEERGGSDNDVGCHPGTTVHIAEYSPEWSYTEGGVKVLVAGPWTGGSNSQSYSVLFDTEPVEACLVQPGVLRCRCPAHAPGIASLQVACDGYVVSDSVAFEYRRAPTTEPSPERALLDRLADVESRLQGPGPPSPAAHLEERLVAYCQDAVVRPWRAGAEPLQSGGPTLLHLAAGLGYSRLACALLHWRAENPSSVLDAEVDALRQDSAGLTPLAWACAAGHADTARILYRWNAMALRVRDCQNRTATELAAENGHTAITEELNRLEARRQDERLFLRPASPSPRRPSQDSGLDLTLCGPPLLDNMELLQEDDSSLALSEQGMESAPTPQETVGEEDARVLTLAEQIIAALPERIKRAEGDSPSSSSPPPPAPPLSPLEDALMEQMLKLARVSPLLQPLDSGELFDSYRDCSGGAASVSDADADASPSSPSSSCLTPDSPSPPPTTADFCEFLQLQLQLDSGNGRNGQYYGAGGDRKFGNVIGSGICGSVTGGGNGTGDGSEADLSRLTLSDCEQRELYHAARMIQKAYRNYKGRQRQEEAERHAAVLIQQYYRRHKQYAYHRQATKAALVIQSNYRNYRSRPGSASSRQQAVHQQAAHQAARKIQQFMRQSKIKLQNARAAANGNGRQPTGILRGVAVPQSSPSSSPGASLVAANPEVT, encoded by the exons ATGTTACTGTACTCGAGAAAGAAGGTCCGTTACCGGAGGGACGGTTACTGCTGGAAGAAGAGAAAGGACGGGAAGACGACGCGGGAGGATCACATGAAACTGAAG GTCCAGGGGGTCGAGTGCATCTACGGCTGTTACGTGCACTCGGCGATCCTTCCGACGTTTCATCGGCGATGCTACTGGCTACTGCAGAACCCGGACGTCGTTCTCGTTCACTACTTAAACGTTCCTTATCCGGACGGCGATGCGAAGCTAGCTGCGCTGCCTCCCTGTCTCGCGCTCCCGCCAGACAAGAAGGAATGGACAAGAGACGAGCTGGCTTCTCAACTTAGACCCATGTTCCTCGGTGGGGATGACGATCCGAACAATCCTCATCTCACCCAACACTCGAATCATCCCGTCGACATGATCGTTTCGCAGCTGCTGGACAGGCAGCGGGCGAACTCCACTTCCTCCACCACCGGCACACAGCTTGCACCTAGGAGACTAACACCGGACAATCAG GTAACTTCGACTACCGGAGGTCAGCAATCATCGACGACAGCGTCGCCGGCTCCGCGCGTCTACTCGAGACATTACCATACGACGCAAAGCCAGCAGCCGGCTCCCCTAGTGTTAAGTTTGCAACAAATCCAAGGCGGCGGCGGTCTTCTGATTCTGAACAGCCAACCGTACCAccaccagcagcagcagcaacagcagcagcagcaacaacagcagcagcaacagcaacagcagcaacaacaacagcagcagcagcagcaacagcagcagcagcaacagcagcaacaacagcagcagcaacagagCCAACAAGTGGAGATGCAACAGGTCACGGAACAGCAGATAGTGCAGCAGACCAGCGTCGACAGGGAGCAACAGATCAAGCAGGAGATCGACGCGCAGGAGAGCATGGATCGCACCGCGGTGCAGGCGTTGCCGATCGGCGGCGCTGGCACCGAGGTCACCGACTTCGCCGAGACCTTGGATCTGAGTCAGGAAGATATCCAACGGACGTTGTCGGCGAACATGGTGCCGCCGTCACCGTCCCCTTCCCCGGCGGACAACAGCATGATCAATCCGATGGACTTCATCGACTCGTCGGACGACGTGCTGGTCAATCTGGACGCCTTCGACGTGTTCGGCGACCTGCCGGAGCTCCACGACTTCGAGGCCGAGCAGACCAAGGCTGAGGAGAGGGGTGGCTCCGACAACGATGTGGGATGTCATCCGGGTACAACCGTCCATATTGCAGAGTATAGCCCGGAGTGGAGCTACACCGAGGGTGGTGTCAAG GTGTTGGTGGCAGGTCCCTGGACCGGCGGCAGCAACTCTCAATCGTACTCGGTGTTGTTCGACACGGAGCCGGTCGAGGCCTGTCTGGTTCAGCCGGGTGTGCTGCGCTGCCGTTGTCCTGCTCATGCTCCGGGGATAGCGTCCCTTCAGGTAGCCTGCGACGGCTACGTTGTCTCCGACAGCGTCGCCTTCGAGTACCGAAGGGCGCCCACGACAGAACCAAGTCCGGAGAGAGCTTTGCTGGATCGTCTGGCAGACGTCGAGTCTCGTTTGCAAGGACCTGGTCCACCATCCCCTGCAGCTCATCTGGAAGAGCGACTTGTCGCGTATTGTCAG GATGCTGTTGTCCGTCCGTGGCGAGCCGGAGCGGAACCGTTACAATCCGGCGGCCCTACACTGTTGCATTTGGCCGCCGGGTTGGGCTACTCCAGGTTAGCCTGCGCGCTCCTTCACTGGAGAGCGGAAAATCCTAGTAGCGTATTAGATGCTGAAGTTGATGCCCTGAGGCAGGACAGCGCCGGTCTCACGCCGCTTGCTTGGGCCTGTGCGGCGGGACACGCGGATACTGCCAGGATACTTTATAG ATGGAACGCGATGGCGCTTCGTGTGCGGGATTGCCAGAACAGAACAGCGACGGAGCTGGCGGCCGAGAACGGTCACACGGCGATCACGGAAGAATTGAATCGACTCGAAGCGAGGAGGCAAGACGAGAGGCTATTCTTGCGGCCCGCCAGCCCTAGTCCTAGGAGGCCATCTCAAGACAGCGGTCTCGATCTGACGTTGT GTGGCCCCCCGCTGCTGGACAACATGGAATTGTTGCAAGAGGATGACTCGTCGTTAGCCCTCAGCGAGCAGGGAATGGAGAGCGCTCCGACCCCTCAGGAGACTGTAG GGGAGGAAGACGCGAGGGTGCTGACATTGGCCGAGCAAATTATAGCTGCGCTGCCGGAGAGGATCAAGAGAGCGGAAGGTGATTCTCCGTCTTCTTCCTCGCCGCCTCCCCCGGCACCGCCCTTGTCGCCACTCGAGGACGCTCTGATGGAACAAATG CTGAAACTTGCGCGTGTGTCTCCACTGTTGCAGCCGCTGGACTCCGGGGAGTTGTTCGACTCGTACCGCGACTGCAGCGGAGGTGCAGCATCGGTGTCGGACGCTGACGCGGATGCGAGTCCCTCGAGTCCATCGAGCAGCTGCTTGACACCGGACTCGCCGTCCCCGCCGCCTACCACCGCCGACTTTTGCGAGTTCCTGCAGCTGCAATTGCAGTTGGACAGCGGGAACGGCCGGAACGGTCAATACTACGGAGCCGGGGGTGACCGGAAGTTCGGTAACGTGATCGGCTCCGGGATTTGCGGGTCGGTGACCGGCGGCGGTAACGGGACCGGGGACGGTAGCGAGGCTGACCTTAGCAGGCTGACATTGTCCGACTGCGAGCAAAGGGAGCTCTACCACGCGGCCCGCATGATCCAGAAAGCCTACAGAAATTACAAGGGACGACAGAGGCAGGAGGAGGCCGAGAGACACGCCGCCGTTCTCATCCAGCAATATTATCGTCGACATAAACAGTACGCTTATCATAG ACAAGCCACGAAGGCTGCTCTGGTGATACAAAGCAACTACCGTAATTATCGGTCCCGGCCTGGCTCGGCGAGCTCCCGCCAGCAAGCGGTCCACCAGCAGGCGGCCCATCAGGCGGCGAGGAAGATCCAGCAGTTCATGCGACAGTCGAAAATCAA GCTGCAGAACGCCAGGGCCGCCGCAAACGGGAACGGGAGGCAGCCAACGGGCATTTTACGGGGGGTTGCTGTCCCCCAAAGCTCGCCCTCATCTAGCCCAGGGGCCAGCCTAGTAGCCGCCAACCCAGAGGTCACTTAA
- the Camta gene encoding calmodulin-binding transcription activator isoform X8, which produces MAGYNHSNPQRVVYHATYPTPLAPNGDPIKLPENLETLPRAEHFPTQRHRWNTNEGCFCRQEIAAILISFQRHAEWQSREVKVRPRSGSMLLYSRKKVRYRRDGYCWKKRKDGKTTREDHMKLKVQGVECIYGCYVHSAILPTFHRRCYWLLQNPDVVLVHYLNVPYPDGDAKLAALPPCLALPPDKKEWTRDELASQLRPMFLGGDDDPNNPHLTQHSNHPVDMIVSQLLDRQRANSTSSTTGTQLAPRRLTPDNQVTSTTGGQQSSTTASPAPRVYSRHYHTTQSQQPAPLVLSLQQIQGGGGLLILNSQPYHHQQQQQQQQQQQQQQQQQQQQQQQQQQQQQQQQQQQQQQQQQQSQQVEMQQVTEQQIVQQTSVDREQQIKQEIDAQESMDRTAVQALPIGGAGTEVTDFAETLDLSQEDIQRTLSANMVPPSPSPSPADNSMINPMDFIDSSDDVLVNLDAFDVFGDLPELHDFEAEQTKAEERGGSDNDVGCHPGTTVHIAEYSPEWSYTEGGVKVLVAGPWTGGSNSQSYSVLFDTEPVEACLVQPGVLRCRCPAHAPGIASLQVACDGYVVSDSVAFEYRRAPTTEPSPERALLDRLADVESRLQGPGPPSPAAHLEERLVAYCQDAVVRPWRAGAEPLQSGGPTLLHLAAGLGYSRLACALLHWRAENPSSVLDAEVDALRQDSAGLTPLAWACAAGHADTARILYRWNAMALRVRDCQNRTATELAAENGHTAITEELNRLEARRQDERLFLRPASPSPRRPSQDSGLDLTLCGPPLLDNMELLQEDDSSLALSEQGMESAPTPQETVGEEDARVLTLAEQIIAALPERIKRAEGDSPSSSSPPPPAPPLSPLEDALMEQMLKLARVSPLLQPLDSGELFDSYRDCSGGAASVSDADADASPSSPSSSCLTPDSPSPPPTTADFCEFLQLQLQLDSGNGRNGQYYGAGGDRKFGNVIGSGICGSVTGGGNGTGDGSEADLSRLTLSDCEQRELYHAARMIQKAYRNYKGRQRQEEAERHAAVLIQQYYRRHKQYAYHRQATKAALVIQSNYRNYRSRPGSASSRQQAVHQQAAHQAARKIQQFMRQSKIKLQNARAAANGNGRQPTGILRGVAVPQSSPSSSPGASLVAANPEVT; this is translated from the exons GGTTGTTTCTGCCGGCAGGAAATCGCGGCCATCCTAATCAGTTTCCAAAGGCACGCGGAATGGCAGAGTCGGGAGGTGAAGGTGCGACCTCGAAGCGGGTCGATGTTACTGTACTCGAGAAAGAAGGTCCGTTACCGGAGGGACGGTTACTGCTGGAAGAAGAGAAAGGACGGGAAGACGACGCGGGAGGATCACATGAAACTGAAG GTCCAGGGGGTCGAGTGCATCTACGGCTGTTACGTGCACTCGGCGATCCTTCCGACGTTTCATCGGCGATGCTACTGGCTACTGCAGAACCCGGACGTCGTTCTCGTTCACTACTTAAACGTTCCTTATCCGGACGGCGATGCGAAGCTAGCTGCGCTGCCTCCCTGTCTCGCGCTCCCGCCAGACAAGAAGGAATGGACAAGAGACGAGCTGGCTTCTCAACTTAGACCCATGTTCCTCGGTGGGGATGACGATCCGAACAATCCTCATCTCACCCAACACTCGAATCATCCCGTCGACATGATCGTTTCGCAGCTGCTGGACAGGCAGCGGGCGAACTCCACTTCCTCCACCACCGGCACACAGCTTGCACCTAGGAGACTAACACCGGACAATCAG GTAACTTCGACTACCGGAGGTCAGCAATCATCGACGACAGCGTCGCCGGCTCCGCGCGTCTACTCGAGACATTACCATACGACGCAAAGCCAGCAGCCGGCTCCCCTAGTGTTAAGTTTGCAACAAATCCAAGGCGGCGGCGGTCTTCTGATTCTGAACAGCCAACCGTACCAccaccagcagcagcagcaacagcagcagcagcaacaacagcagcagcaacagcaacagcagcaacaacaacagcagcagcagcagcaacagcagcagcagcaacagcagcaacaacagcagcagcaacagagCCAACAAGTGGAGATGCAACAGGTCACGGAACAGCAGATAGTGCAGCAGACCAGCGTCGACAGGGAGCAACAGATCAAGCAGGAGATCGACGCGCAGGAGAGCATGGATCGCACCGCGGTGCAGGCGTTGCCGATCGGCGGCGCTGGCACCGAGGTCACCGACTTCGCCGAGACCTTGGATCTGAGTCAGGAAGATATCCAACGGACGTTGTCGGCGAACATGGTGCCGCCGTCACCGTCCCCTTCCCCGGCGGACAACAGCATGATCAATCCGATGGACTTCATCGACTCGTCGGACGACGTGCTGGTCAATCTGGACGCCTTCGACGTGTTCGGCGACCTGCCGGAGCTCCACGACTTCGAGGCCGAGCAGACCAAGGCTGAGGAGAGGGGTGGCTCCGACAACGATGTGGGATGTCATCCGGGTACAACCGTCCATATTGCAGAGTATAGCCCGGAGTGGAGCTACACCGAGGGTGGTGTCAAG GTGTTGGTGGCAGGTCCCTGGACCGGCGGCAGCAACTCTCAATCGTACTCGGTGTTGTTCGACACGGAGCCGGTCGAGGCCTGTCTGGTTCAGCCGGGTGTGCTGCGCTGCCGTTGTCCTGCTCATGCTCCGGGGATAGCGTCCCTTCAGGTAGCCTGCGACGGCTACGTTGTCTCCGACAGCGTCGCCTTCGAGTACCGAAGGGCGCCCACGACAGAACCAAGTCCGGAGAGAGCTTTGCTGGATCGTCTGGCAGACGTCGAGTCTCGTTTGCAAGGACCTGGTCCACCATCCCCTGCAGCTCATCTGGAAGAGCGACTTGTCGCGTATTGTCAG GATGCTGTTGTCCGTCCGTGGCGAGCCGGAGCGGAACCGTTACAATCCGGCGGCCCTACACTGTTGCATTTGGCCGCCGGGTTGGGCTACTCCAGGTTAGCCTGCGCGCTCCTTCACTGGAGAGCGGAAAATCCTAGTAGCGTATTAGATGCTGAAGTTGATGCCCTGAGGCAGGACAGCGCCGGTCTCACGCCGCTTGCTTGGGCCTGTGCGGCGGGACACGCGGATACTGCCAGGATACTTTATAG ATGGAACGCGATGGCGCTTCGTGTGCGGGATTGCCAGAACAGAACAGCGACGGAGCTGGCGGCCGAGAACGGTCACACGGCGATCACGGAAGAATTGAATCGACTCGAAGCGAGGAGGCAAGACGAGAGGCTATTCTTGCGGCCCGCCAGCCCTAGTCCTAGGAGGCCATCTCAAGACAGCGGTCTCGATCTGACGTTGT GTGGCCCCCCGCTGCTGGACAACATGGAATTGTTGCAAGAGGATGACTCGTCGTTAGCCCTCAGCGAGCAGGGAATGGAGAGCGCTCCGACCCCTCAGGAGACTGTAG GGGAGGAAGACGCGAGGGTGCTGACATTGGCCGAGCAAATTATAGCTGCGCTGCCGGAGAGGATCAAGAGAGCGGAAGGTGATTCTCCGTCTTCTTCCTCGCCGCCTCCCCCGGCACCGCCCTTGTCGCCACTCGAGGACGCTCTGATGGAACAAATG CTGAAACTTGCGCGTGTGTCTCCACTGTTGCAGCCGCTGGACTCCGGGGAGTTGTTCGACTCGTACCGCGACTGCAGCGGAGGTGCAGCATCGGTGTCGGACGCTGACGCGGATGCGAGTCCCTCGAGTCCATCGAGCAGCTGCTTGACACCGGACTCGCCGTCCCCGCCGCCTACCACCGCCGACTTTTGCGAGTTCCTGCAGCTGCAATTGCAGTTGGACAGCGGGAACGGCCGGAACGGTCAATACTACGGAGCCGGGGGTGACCGGAAGTTCGGTAACGTGATCGGCTCCGGGATTTGCGGGTCGGTGACCGGCGGCGGTAACGGGACCGGGGACGGTAGCGAGGCTGACCTTAGCAGGCTGACATTGTCCGACTGCGAGCAAAGGGAGCTCTACCACGCGGCCCGCATGATCCAGAAAGCCTACAGAAATTACAAGGGACGACAGAGGCAGGAGGAGGCCGAGAGACACGCCGCCGTTCTCATCCAGCAATATTATCGTCGACATAAACAGTACGCTTATCATAG ACAAGCCACGAAGGCTGCTCTGGTGATACAAAGCAACTACCGTAATTATCGGTCCCGGCCTGGCTCGGCGAGCTCCCGCCAGCAAGCGGTCCACCAGCAGGCGGCCCATCAGGCGGCGAGGAAGATCCAGCAGTTCATGCGACAGTCGAAAATCAA GCTGCAGAACGCCAGGGCCGCCGCAAACGGGAACGGGAGGCAGCCAACGGGCATTTTACGGGGGGTTGCTGTCCCCCAAAGCTCGCCCTCATCTAGCCCAGGGGCCAGCCTAGTAGCCGCCAACCCAGAGGTCACTTAA